One window of Sinorhizobium fredii NGR234 genomic DNA carries:
- the acpS gene encoding holo-ACP synthase, whose translation MIIGIGSDLIDIRRIENSLQRFGERFVNRCFTDIEIAKSDARKNRAASYAKRFAAKEACSKALGTGLAQGVFWKDMGVVNMPGGKPTMQLTGGAAARLQEMLPVGHRAAIHLTITDDFPLAQAFVIIEALPVAPAEGTV comes from the coding sequence CGGCAGCGACCTGATCGACATTCGACGCATCGAAAATTCGCTTCAACGTTTTGGAGAGCGCTTCGTCAATCGTTGTTTCACCGACATCGAGATCGCCAAATCGGATGCGCGCAAGAACCGCGCGGCCTCCTATGCCAAGCGCTTCGCCGCCAAGGAGGCCTGTTCGAAGGCCCTGGGAACGGGGCTCGCACAAGGGGTTTTCTGGAAGGACATGGGTGTGGTGAACATGCCGGGCGGAAAGCCGACAATGCAATTGACGGGCGGCGCGGCGGCCCGGCTACAGGAGATGCTGCCGGTCGGACATCGCGCCGCCATTCATCTGACGATCACCGACGACTTCCCGCTCGCACAAGCTTTCGTGATTATCGAGGCGCTCCCGGTTGCCCCCGCCGAGGGAACGGTTTAG